From Acidovorax sp. 1608163:
TCTCGCACAGCGATCACATCACCCCGGGAAAAATCGCCCTCCACACTGGTCATGCCAATGGGCAGCAGACTTTTCCCTTCCTCCCGCAACTTGGAAGCGGCACCTGCATCCACCAACACCGCCCCACGCAATTGCAGGTGATCGGCCATCCACTGCTTGCGCGCCTGCGTCTTTTGGGTTTGGGCTACCAACAAAGTGCCCAGAGCATCGCCACCCGCGAGCCTCAGCAAGACGTCCGGCTCCCTCCCCCAGGCAATCACGGTCGAGGCCCCCGACCCCGCAGCGCGCTTGGCCGCCAGAATCTTGGTAATCATGCCCCCCTTGCCAATGCTCGACCCGGCCCCGCCCGCCATCGCTTCGAGCGCAAGGTCACCGGCTTTGGCTTCGTGCACAAACTGTGCGGCAGGATCACGGCGCGGGTCTGCGGTGTACAAGCCCTTTTGATCGGTCAAGATGACCAGGGCATCGGCCTCCACCAGATTGGCCACCAGCGCGCCCAGCGTGTCATTGTCACCAAACTTGATTTCATCGGTGACCACCGTGTCGTTTTCATTGATCACAGGAACCACCCCCAGTCGCAGCAGCGTCAGCAGGGTGGAACGGGCATTCAAATACCGCTCACGGTCAGCCAGGTCGGCATGCGTGAGCAGCACCTGGGCGCTGCCCATGCCTTGTTCACGCAATTTGGTCTCGTACATCTGGGCCAGACCCATTTGCCCAACGGCCGCGGCAGCCTGTAACTCGTGGATCTCCTGCGGGCGCGACACCCAGCCCAGGCGCTTCATCCCCTCGGCAATAGCCCCGCTCGACACCATCACCACTTCGCGCGGCGCGCCCCCCTCGCCACGCACCAAAGCCGCAAGCTGGCGACTCCATTCGCCAATGGCCGCTTCATCCAGGCCCCGCCCCTCGTTCGTCACCAAGCTGGAGCCTACCTTGACCACGATGCGGCGAGCATCACGCAATACGCTAGAAACCATGTTGAAGGTCTTTTTATCCGTAAGCGCCCAATCTACAAGCGCAGCAAGCTACAAAATTTATAGCAAATCAGGACGAAGCATCATCCGCAAAACGAGGATCGACTTCCACCGGGGTGTTTTCGACCATCTGCTCTGCCTTGACATGGCGATAGATCGCATGGATCAAAGGCTCGCAGCCCTCTCGCGTCAGCGCAGAAATCTCGAACACTGGGCCCTTCCATTTGAAGCGCTTCACAAAATCCTTGACTCGCGCCTCGCGCTCCTCCGTCGGCACCATGTCGAGCTTGTTCAACACGAGCCAACGGGGCTTGTCGTAGAGCTGCGCATCGTATTTCTTGAGTTCACCCACAATGGCCTTGGCCTGGGCCACGGGGTCCACCGCATCATCGAACGGCGCCAGATCCACAACGTGCAGCAACAAACGGGTGCGCTGCAAGTGGCGCAAGAACTGATGCCCCAGGCCCGCCCCCTCCGAGGCCCCTTCGATCAAGCCGGGGATGTCGGCAACCACAAAGCTCTGCTCAGGCCCCACGCGGACGACACCCAGGTTCGGGTGCAAGGTCGTGAAGGGGTAGTCTGCAATCTTGGGGCGTGCGTTGGAGACTGCAGTGATGAAGGTCGATTTGCCAGCGTTAGGCATCCCCAGCAGCCCCACGTCTGCCAGAACCTTCAACTCCAGCTTGAGATTTTTTTTCTCACCGGGCCAGCCTGGCGTTTTCTGGCGTGGCGCACGGTTGATGGCGCTTTTGAAACGCATATTGCCAAAACCGCCATCCCCGCCCTTGGCGATGGTGATCACTTCACCCGGATTGAGCAATTCATAAAGCACTTCGCCCGTTTCCGCATCCGTGATGATGGTCCCGACAGGCATCTTCAGGGTGATGTCATCCCCCGCCGCGCCAAACATGTCCGATCCCATACCATGCTCACCCCGCTTGGCATCATGCCGGCGTGAGTAACGGAAATCCACCAACGTGTTCAGGTTGGGATCCGCTACAGCGAAAACATGCCCACCGCGCCCACCATCGCCTCCATTGGGCCCGCCGAATTCCTTGTATTTCTCGTGGCGAAATGACACACAGCCATTGCCACCATCGCCTGCGGCAATGTCAATATAGGCTTCATCGACGAACTTCATGGGATATCCAGTTTACAAAAGAGGCTAGGTGCGATTGACCTTCCTACACAAAGAAGATCCAGGCCCCACCCCATCACCACAGAAGGGGCAAGGCCAGAGGCATACCAGCAGCCAAAAGATGCGCAACATCCAACCCCAAGGGGCCGACCGCATCAGCGAATCGCGCATCTTGCCAGAACAGCCAAATGCGAAAAC
This genomic window contains:
- the proB gene encoding glutamate 5-kinase; translation: MVSSVLRDARRIVVKVGSSLVTNEGRGLDEAAIGEWSRQLAALVRGEGGAPREVVMVSSGAIAEGMKRLGWVSRPQEIHELQAAAAVGQMGLAQMYETKLREQGMGSAQVLLTHADLADRERYLNARSTLLTLLRLGVVPVINENDTVVTDEIKFGDNDTLGALVANLVEADALVILTDQKGLYTADPRRDPAAQFVHEAKAGDLALEAMAGGAGSSIGKGGMITKILAAKRAAGSGASTVIAWGREPDVLLRLAGGDALGTLLVAQTQKTQARKQWMADHLQLRGAVLVDAGAASKLREEGKSLLPIGMTSVEGDFSRGDVIAVRDPAGVEIARGLANYAAAEARLLCRKPSAEFERLLGYTAEAEMVHRDNLVLSAV
- the cgtA gene encoding Obg family GTPase CgtA — its product is MKFVDEAYIDIAAGDGGNGCVSFRHEKYKEFGGPNGGDGGRGGHVFAVADPNLNTLVDFRYSRRHDAKRGEHGMGSDMFGAAGDDITLKMPVGTIITDAETGEVLYELLNPGEVITIAKGGDGGFGNMRFKSAINRAPRQKTPGWPGEKKNLKLELKVLADVGLLGMPNAGKSTFITAVSNARPKIADYPFTTLHPNLGVVRVGPEQSFVVADIPGLIEGASEGAGLGHQFLRHLQRTRLLLHVVDLAPFDDAVDPVAQAKAIVGELKKYDAQLYDKPRWLVLNKLDMVPTEEREARVKDFVKRFKWKGPVFEISALTREGCEPLIHAIYRHVKAEQMVENTPVEVDPRFADDASS